From one Leptospira stimsonii genomic stretch:
- a CDS encoding rhomboid family intramembrane serine protease — MTATFFLVNIFLPEHLIRQYFLNHPGHIQPISWIGAVFYHGSLIHLFGNMFYLFFLGRAVEYKAGKGRWLLFFFMAALISSLLDSFIRGIILHDSTPVVGASGAISGIAAVAALLSPFSLRFNHKNIPFPVFLVAWIMVYSDITNVFTDDGVARWAHLGGFISVIFAAYFLKPTERKQLHSGFILNVIFIILTLILAFFYSNR, encoded by the coding sequence ATGACAGCGACATTCTTTCTGGTAAACATTTTTTTACCCGAACATTTGATCCGTCAGTATTTCCTAAATCATCCAGGACATATACAACCGATCTCTTGGATCGGGGCCGTATTCTATCACGGAAGTCTCATTCATCTTTTCGGTAATATGTTTTATCTTTTTTTTCTTGGACGCGCGGTTGAATACAAAGCGGGAAAAGGAAGATGGTTGCTTTTCTTTTTTATGGCCGCGTTGATTTCCTCTCTTCTGGATTCTTTTATTCGCGGAATCATATTACACGATTCCACTCCGGTAGTTGGCGCTTCGGGAGCGATTTCCGGTATCGCCGCCGTTGCCGCTCTACTCTCCCCATTCTCCTTACGATTTAATCATAAGAACATTCCCTTTCCTGTCTTTCTTGTCGCGTGGATCATGGTCTATTCGGACATCACGAACGTCTTTACGGACGATGGCGTGGCTCGTTGGGCGCACTTGGGTGGATTTATATCCGTCATCTTTGCCGCGTATTTCCTGAAACCGACGGAACGAAAACAACTTCATTCAGGTTTCATTCTCAATGTAATTTTTATCATTCTAACTTTGATTCTGGCGTTCTTCTATTCCAATCGTTAG
- a CDS encoding PLP-dependent transferase — translation MLKEISEPHRTLCGERIPFENIHAVSVSLPHLTDVIGYEEKRTETLSRLKSGYPRFVAHSYIARILDYNKENRKISTPQFIVSSRKAADAIVQKFSIQEFEIIEDEEIVTLVIPDLKELEKEILSFIQHTGCLASSRKAEDFLLKKGILQEIFREKVEKENPVEKILSTLSSFYGNSNPEILLSSSGMNGVYTVFEAFNEIQKKQNKTIWIRLGWLYVDNIRIMEKYTKDSYVIHNATDLQDLERFIDQNGDRVAGVITECPTNPLLLVPDYQKLKSIVDQYKVPLIADISIAGSAVINVLPYVDGIVESLTKFACGNGDLMMGALILNRKSQWFQEILPLCKKMVESPYIRDCERLAYEIKGYEERVLKISSNVKKLAEFFSGQPGIKNVFWTGSPASSNHFSKITRISGIQAGVLSIELSIPLQSFYDRLALLKGPSFGTEFTLNMLYVYLAHYELVTKKEGLEFLKENGLDPNLIRISVGIEDPDLLIQEYKKALEA, via the coding sequence ATGTTAAAAGAAATCAGCGAACCTCATAGAACTCTCTGCGGCGAGAGAATCCCGTTCGAAAACATTCATGCGGTATCCGTGAGCCTACCTCACCTAACGGACGTTATAGGCTACGAAGAAAAAAGAACCGAAACCCTTTCCCGATTAAAGTCGGGTTATCCGAGGTTTGTAGCACATTCTTATATTGCTCGGATTCTGGACTACAACAAGGAAAATCGAAAGATTTCCACTCCTCAGTTTATCGTTTCCTCCCGAAAGGCGGCCGATGCGATCGTTCAGAAATTTTCCATTCAAGAATTTGAAATTATCGAAGACGAAGAAATCGTAACTTTGGTCATTCCCGATCTAAAAGAATTGGAAAAAGAAATTCTTTCCTTCATTCAACACACCGGCTGTCTCGCTTCCTCTCGAAAAGCCGAAGATTTTCTTTTAAAAAAAGGAATACTTCAGGAAATTTTCCGAGAAAAGGTCGAAAAAGAAAATCCGGTTGAGAAAATTCTTTCCACGCTTTCTTCCTTTTACGGAAATTCAAATCCGGAGATTCTTCTTTCCTCTTCCGGCATGAACGGAGTTTATACCGTCTTTGAAGCGTTCAATGAAATTCAAAAAAAGCAAAACAAAACGATTTGGATCCGTCTTGGCTGGTTATATGTGGATAATATCCGCATCATGGAAAAATATACGAAAGATTCCTACGTGATTCATAACGCGACGGACTTGCAAGATCTTGAACGATTTATAGACCAAAACGGGGATCGTGTCGCCGGAGTGATCACGGAATGTCCGACCAATCCACTTCTCCTGGTCCCGGATTATCAAAAACTAAAATCAATCGTAGATCAATACAAAGTTCCCTTGATCGCGGACATTTCCATAGCCGGATCCGCTGTAATCAACGTTCTTCCGTACGTGGATGGAATCGTAGAAAGCCTGACCAAGTTTGCCTGCGGCAACGGAGATCTCATGATGGGCGCTTTGATTCTAAATCGAAAGTCGCAGTGGTTTCAGGAGATTCTTCCTCTTTGCAAAAAAATGGTGGAAAGCCCGTATATTCGAGACTGCGAACGACTCGCGTATGAAATCAAAGGGTATGAAGAACGTGTTCTGAAGATCAGTTCCAATGTAAAAAAATTAGCCGAATTCTTTTCCGGACAACCCGGAATCAAAAACGTTTTTTGGACCGGATCTCCCGCTTCCTCGAATCATTTTTCAAAGATTACAAGAATTTCCGGAATTCAAGCAGGGGTTTTATCCATCGAGCTTTCGATTCCTTTGCAATCTTTTTACGATCGATTGGCGTTGTTAAAGGGTCCGAGTTTCGGAACCGAATTCACATTAAACATGCTTTATGTTTATTTGGCTCACTATGAGTTGGTGACTAAAAAAGAAGGACTCGAATTCTTAAAAGAAAACGGATTAGATCCCAATCTGATCCGAATCTCCGTAGGAATCGAAGATCCGGATCTTTTGATCCAAGAATACAAAAAAGCTCTCGAAGCCTAA
- a CDS encoding thioredoxin domain-containing protein — translation MNQLSKNKISIILSAIGLILSFLLIQKYYGDPSSVGEALCNAISESGSCDKVSESSFSAIRNVPGLGDLPTALFGFIFYGFVGFLFVLSKIKKETAESNLRLAFYVLLLGLAADVGLFIISVGVIKALCGLCGATYVVTIALLAVNFPGFKAISDKSVSAVTSALNGNFLNLLIVTLSFFVLGLYGGRLSTGGARLVSGAASGEKAIPVLLKEFETTPTVQIDLKDVPIVGDPNAPITIVKYADFNCGHCMHTSKILKSFLSEYDGIIKVAYKNFPLDGNCNRLVGRKSPEASSCVAASAALCANQQSKFYPVYTGLYEDNEIGVMHTVATVSRLAEKNGLKMDQFRSCMSSPKIRDQINREVDEAEKLKINSTPTLFINNKPLPKSGTPDVDFLRQLINQLISQS, via the coding sequence ATGAATCAATTATCCAAAAATAAAATTTCGATCATTCTTTCTGCAATAGGTTTGATCCTCTCTTTCCTTCTTATCCAAAAATATTACGGAGATCCGAGTTCAGTTGGCGAGGCTCTTTGTAACGCAATCAGTGAATCCGGTTCTTGTGATAAGGTTTCAGAAAGTTCTTTTTCGGCGATTCGAAATGTTCCCGGGTTAGGCGATCTTCCAACTGCGTTATTCGGTTTCATTTTTTACGGTTTCGTCGGGTTTCTTTTTGTTCTTTCCAAAATCAAAAAGGAAACAGCGGAATCGAATCTTCGACTGGCGTTTTACGTATTACTCTTAGGCTTGGCCGCGGATGTAGGTTTGTTTATTATATCGGTCGGCGTGATCAAAGCGTTATGCGGTCTTTGCGGCGCGACCTACGTCGTTACGATTGCGCTTCTTGCTGTGAACTTTCCCGGATTCAAGGCGATTTCGGATAAATCCGTTTCCGCAGTGACCAGCGCCTTAAACGGGAACTTCTTGAATCTTCTGATTGTAACTTTGTCCTTTTTCGTTCTCGGCCTTTATGGTGGAAGACTTTCCACAGGTGGGGCGAGACTCGTTTCGGGTGCCGCTTCCGGTGAAAAGGCGATTCCTGTTTTATTAAAAGAATTCGAAACCACTCCGACGGTTCAAATAGATCTGAAAGATGTCCCGATCGTTGGAGATCCGAATGCGCCGATCACGATCGTAAAATATGCAGACTTTAACTGCGGTCATTGTATGCACACAAGTAAGATCCTAAAATCTTTTCTCAGCGAATACGACGGAATCATCAAAGTGGCATATAAGAATTTTCCATTGGATGGAAACTGCAATCGCCTCGTGGGAAGAAAGTCTCCGGAAGCAAGTTCTTGTGTTGCCGCAAGTGCGGCCCTCTGTGCGAATCAGCAAAGTAAATTTTATCCGGTTTATACCGGTCTTTACGAAGACAATGAAATCGGAGTGATGCACACGGTGGCGACGGTAAGTCGACTCGCCGAGAAGAACGGACTAAAAATGGATCAGTTTCGCTCTTGTATGAGTTCCCCGAAGATCAGAGATCAGATCAATCGTGAAGTGGACGAGGCGGAAAAATTAAAAATCAATTCTACGCCGACTTTGTTTATCAACAACAAACCGCTTCCGAAAAGCGGCACTCCGGATGTGGATTTTTTGCGCCAATTGATCAATCAACTCATCAGTCAGAGCTGA
- a CDS encoding zinc ribbon domain-containing protein — protein MEAEKRFCRNCGNHILSDTIQCVFCGSFQSRETVSFFRFLSESKFFRIKILYPVIPILGFLLLALSVILWRKVLPLSLPSLFFFWSLIFSVSGWIGELILDLKFHGDVKDFREGFIEWQKHLYDRSPYLSYLGMILFVATPLIQWQNSLWFSLASASIWTALISFIFLVLIPLI, from the coding sequence ATGGAGGCGGAGAAACGATTCTGTAGGAATTGCGGAAATCATATATTATCGGATACGATACAATGTGTTTTCTGCGGATCGTTTCAATCGAGAGAAACAGTTTCCTTTTTTCGTTTTCTTTCCGAAAGTAAGTTTTTTAGAATCAAAATACTGTATCCCGTAATACCAATTTTAGGATTTTTACTTTTGGCTTTGAGTGTGATTCTCTGGCGAAAAGTTCTTCCTCTTTCGTTACCCTCCCTGTTCTTTTTCTGGTCTTTGATCTTTTCCGTCTCGGGTTGGATTGGAGAATTGATCTTAGATTTGAAATTCCACGGTGATGTGAAGGATTTTCGAGAAGGATTTATAGAATGGCAGAAACACCTTTATGATCGATCTCCGTATCTATCTTATCTTGGAATGATTTTATTCGTCGCAACTCCTTTGATACAGTGGCAAAACTCTCTTTGGTTTTCCTTGGCCTCGGCGAGTATTTGGACGGCATTGATTTCTTTTATTTTTCTAGTCCTCATTCCACTCATTTAG
- the prfA gene encoding peptide chain release factor 1, with protein sequence MIDRLEKIQEKYLRISEELNLAKDPSSLKNLYKERSRLTPLYLKVEEYLKLTKDKKDAEELIQSEKDEEMHLMLKEEIRQAGEKLEQLEKELEILLLPPDPNSGKNILVEIRAGTGGEEAGLFVADLFRMYSRFADKQKIKTEIIDSSPTGIGGLKEIIFALEDDRAYDLFKFEGGTHRVQRIPSTESGGRIHTSAVTVAVLPEADAEEVEINENDLRIDVYRSSGAGGQHVNTTDSAVRITHIPTGVVVACQDEKSQHKNKAKALRILSARILEKQAEDKKQASDAIKKQMIGSGDRSERVRTYNFPQGRCTDHRIGFTSHNLSAIMEGDLDELIGALTEVDRIRKISETQPS encoded by the coding sequence ATGATAGATAGACTTGAAAAAATACAAGAAAAATACCTTCGAATCAGCGAAGAGTTGAATCTGGCGAAGGATCCTTCGTCTCTCAAAAATCTTTATAAAGAAAGATCACGTCTGACACCGCTCTATCTCAAAGTAGAAGAATATCTTAAACTCACAAAAGATAAAAAAGACGCGGAAGAATTGATCCAGTCCGAAAAAGACGAAGAAATGCACTTGATGCTCAAGGAAGAAATCCGGCAAGCAGGTGAGAAGCTCGAACAACTCGAGAAAGAACTCGAAATTCTACTTTTACCTCCGGATCCGAATTCCGGTAAAAATATTCTGGTCGAAATTCGAGCTGGAACGGGCGGAGAAGAAGCCGGTCTATTCGTGGCGGATCTTTTTCGTATGTATTCCCGCTTCGCCGACAAACAGAAAATCAAAACGGAGATCATCGATTCTTCCCCTACCGGAATCGGTGGATTGAAAGAAATTATTTTTGCATTGGAAGACGATCGGGCCTATGACCTTTTCAAGTTTGAAGGCGGAACGCATCGAGTCCAGAGAATTCCGAGCACCGAATCGGGTGGAAGAATTCACACAAGCGCCGTAACGGTTGCCGTCCTTCCCGAAGCCGATGCGGAAGAAGTCGAGATCAACGAAAACGATCTGAGGATCGACGTGTATCGTTCGTCCGGAGCGGGTGGACAGCACGTAAATACGACCGACTCCGCGGTTCGAATCACGCACATTCCGACCGGCGTTGTAGTCGCTTGCCAAGACGAGAAATCGCAACATAAAAACAAAGCCAAGGCTTTGAGAATTTTGAGCGCGAGAATTCTCGAAAAACAAGCGGAAGACAAAAAACAAGCTTCGGATGCGATCAAAAAACAAATGATCGGAAGCGGCGACCGTTCCGAAAGAGTTCGGACTTATAACTTTCCGCAAGGAAGATGTACAGATCATAGAATCGGATTTACGAGTCATAATTTATCCGCCATCATGGAAGGCGACTTGGACGAATTGATCGGCGCTCTTACGGAAGTAGATCGAATTCGGAAAATTTCAGAAACACAACCAAGTTAA
- a CDS encoding PP2C family protein-serine/threonine phosphatase encodes MNFFHLKKTFRLPVTFNWILGGSFVSVLFSILKFFNTEGLEKVSYSELALFFLVNAGTAIPINYQLANGRWNLQKWMKISFYFWHIPMLLFNAWLTVQVPDFLFVMLTALYGSYLAPFGMMERRYFILGALIYSFCLFLFYFTGIAGTSPIRFSDRTLVIFFFIFVLTILLYFYWMSITSGFLKSQSSKVQKLLRSSRKDKRKLSEERKTIEELMTQLNKSFNIIKKDLSTAKRIQKSMLPSGLEKFTDLDIRAEYIPRDEVGGDFYDIIRISDGVYRLFLADATGHGVQGALITMAIKVEYEFLKQSGKRPGEILEILNSDFIEKFKSLNLYYTCILVDLDLNKGVLRYSSAGHPEQILIQNSEFLTLPNMGRMIGLSPASIYKDKILKIHADDRLLLFSDGLFEGSNSKKEFYGEKRLHNLLSNVTEKSSHELVEFILKDIERFADGNRFQDDLTVVTLRITKNSSGG; translated from the coding sequence ATGAATTTCTTTCATCTTAAAAAAACGTTTCGACTTCCGGTTACTTTCAACTGGATTTTGGGAGGATCGTTTGTTTCCGTTCTTTTTTCTATATTAAAATTTTTTAATACGGAAGGATTGGAAAAGGTTTCCTACTCCGAATTGGCATTGTTCTTCCTTGTAAACGCAGGAACCGCTATTCCAATAAACTATCAATTGGCGAACGGCCGATGGAATCTTCAGAAATGGATGAAAATATCGTTTTATTTTTGGCATATTCCGATGTTACTTTTCAACGCCTGGCTTACGGTTCAAGTTCCGGATTTTCTTTTCGTAATGCTAACTGCTCTTTATGGAAGTTATCTTGCCCCCTTTGGTATGATGGAAAGACGTTACTTTATTTTGGGTGCGCTGATTTATTCTTTTTGTTTGTTTTTATTTTATTTTACCGGAATCGCTGGTACGTCTCCGATCCGATTTAGCGATCGAACTTTGGTGATTTTCTTTTTTATTTTTGTCTTAACGATCCTCTTGTATTTTTACTGGATGAGTATCACCTCCGGTTTCTTAAAATCGCAAAGTTCAAAGGTTCAAAAACTTCTTCGATCTTCAAGAAAAGATAAACGTAAACTTTCGGAAGAACGAAAAACGATCGAAGAGTTGATGACTCAACTCAATAAATCGTTCAATATCATCAAAAAAGACTTATCGACCGCTAAGAGAATTCAAAAAAGTATGCTTCCATCCGGATTGGAAAAATTTACCGATTTGGATATTCGGGCTGAATACATTCCGAGAGACGAAGTAGGCGGAGATTTTTATGATATCATCCGAATCAGCGACGGCGTTTATCGTCTCTTTTTAGCGGACGCTACGGGTCACGGTGTTCAGGGCGCTTTGATTACAATGGCGATCAAAGTGGAATATGAATTCTTGAAACAATCCGGAAAACGACCCGGTGAAATATTAGAAATATTGAATTCGGATTTTATCGAAAAATTCAAATCTTTGAATCTTTACTACACATGTATTCTTGTCGATCTGGACTTAAACAAGGGTGTGTTGAGATATTCATCTGCGGGTCATCCAGAACAAATCTTGATACAAAACTCCGAATTTCTTACACTTCCCAACATGGGGAGGATGATCGGACTTTCCCCGGCTTCCATTTACAAGGATAAGATTTTAAAAATTCACGCGGACGATCGGCTCCTCCTTTTTTCGGACGGTCTTTTCGAAGGATCAAATTCTAAAAAGGAATTCTACGGTGAGAAACGACTCCATAATTTATTGAGTAACGTGACCGAAAAAAGTTCGCACGAACTTGTAGAATTTATCCTAAAAGACATAGAGAGATTCGCCGATGGAAACCGTTTTCAAGACGATTTAACGGTGGTTACTTTGCGTATCACAAAGAATTCTTCCGGCGGTTAA
- a CDS encoding LA_3696 family protein translates to MGMDFIHRIPRKLEELLGPEGTDQFVVFLNDAFMASRTSTLETSVNLFETTFHSESRNVFLSMEAVKTSVSAELEKLRYEMKIEVADVRGEVSNFRAEVKVEIAELRTEMAALRSEFKTDSANLRKEISEFREELKIEIVELRAELKSEIIELRTELKTEIAEGKAEWKAEIADLRTELKSEIANGKTDLETKINDLRIELKTEISDLRTEMRSEVANLKTEIAEVRKDLNISVAGLKTEIANFRTEMKTEISDVRIELQKSIGDIHKSIVLQTRWILGGMLGVASLSAALGKILN, encoded by the coding sequence ATGGGAATGGATTTCATTCATAGAATTCCACGTAAGTTAGAAGAACTTTTGGGTCCGGAAGGAACGGATCAATTTGTAGTTTTCTTAAACGATGCTTTTATGGCTTCCAGAACATCTACACTCGAAACCTCCGTAAATCTATTTGAAACAACTTTTCATTCCGAGAGTAGAAATGTATTTCTGAGCATGGAAGCGGTGAAAACAAGCGTTTCCGCAGAGCTTGAAAAATTACGTTATGAAATGAAAATCGAAGTCGCGGATGTTCGAGGTGAAGTTTCGAATTTTCGCGCAGAAGTAAAAGTTGAGATCGCAGAGTTGAGAACTGAAATGGCCGCGCTCAGATCTGAATTCAAAACAGATAGTGCAAATCTTCGTAAAGAAATTTCAGAATTCAGAGAGGAATTAAAAATCGAAATTGTGGAACTTCGAGCTGAACTGAAATCTGAAATCATAGAATTACGAACGGAGTTAAAAACCGAAATTGCTGAAGGAAAAGCCGAATGGAAAGCGGAAATTGCAGATCTTCGAACGGAACTAAAATCAGAAATTGCAAATGGGAAGACGGACTTAGAAACGAAAATAAATGATCTTAGAATAGAATTAAAAACGGAAATAAGCGATCTTCGCACCGAGATGAGATCTGAGGTTGCAAATTTGAAAACTGAAATTGCGGAAGTTCGAAAAGACTTAAATATCAGCGTTGCCGGATTGAAAACGGAAATTGCCAATTTTCGAACCGAAATGAAAACAGAAATCTCGGATGTTCGAATCGAATTACAAAAATCAATCGGCGATATTCATAAATCCATCGTTTTACAGACACGTTGGATTCTCGGTGGAATGTTGGGAGTCGCAAGCCTTTCAGCGGCTTTGGGAAAAATTCTAAATTAA
- the hisB gene encoding imidazoleglycerol-phosphate dehydratase HisB, which yields MKAERKTSETEIKLEMNLRGTGKYQFDTEIPFFEHMLSHISKHGLIDLNLWLRGDIEIDCHHSVEDTAILMGNTIHKQLGDKAGIFRYGHFTLTMDEVLTTVAVDLGGRYFFKYTGPELTGKFGIYDAELSLEFLQKLALNAKMNLHVVVHYGENRHHIHESIFKALGKALRMAIAQDSASAGAIPSTKGVLE from the coding sequence ATGAAAGCAGAACGAAAAACATCTGAAACTGAAATCAAATTGGAGATGAATCTCCGCGGGACTGGCAAGTATCAATTTGATACGGAGATTCCTTTTTTCGAGCACATGCTTTCTCATATCTCCAAACACGGTTTGATCGATTTGAATCTTTGGTTGAGAGGAGATATTGAAATCGATTGTCATCACTCTGTGGAAGATACCGCAATTCTCATGGGCAATACCATTCACAAACAACTCGGTGACAAGGCGGGAATTTTTAGATACGGGCATTTTACTCTTACGATGGACGAAGTCTTGACCACGGTCGCTGTGGATCTCGGAGGTCGTTACTTTTTCAAATATACCGGACCGGAACTCACGGGAAAGTTCGGGATTTACGACGCAGAGTTATCCTTAGAATTCTTACAAAAACTCGCGCTCAACGCGAAGATGAATCTTCACGTAGTCGTTCATTATGGTGAGAATAGACATCATATTCACGAATCGATTTTTAAAGCTTTAGGAAAGGCTTTGAGAATGGCGATCGCACAAGATTCCGCTTCCGCCGGAGCGATTCCTTCCACAAAAGGAGTTTTGGAGTGA
- the hisA gene encoding 1-(5-phosphoribosyl)-5-[(5-phosphoribosylamino)methylideneamino]imidazole-4-carboxamide isomerase, translated as MIIIPAIDLLDNCAVRLFKGNYEEKKIYSSEPWKLADGFSKNGASLLHLVDLNGARNQIGVNEHSILKIRETTSLKVQLGGGIRDKEKLEYYHKIGIDRFIIGTAAVTDPDLLKFALENYGKDRVVVAVDARDGIVKIAGWEKDSGVHYRDLLEKLAKAGIEHVVFTDIAQDGTLAGPNLEAYREILNSFPFQVIASGGISSLKDLMDLSSLDTKIPLYGVITGKALYEGKLDLAEAISTL; from the coding sequence ATGATCATCATCCCTGCTATAGATTTATTGGATAATTGTGCAGTCCGTTTATTCAAAGGAAATTATGAAGAAAAGAAAATCTATTCTTCTGAACCTTGGAAACTCGCGGACGGTTTTAGTAAGAATGGAGCCTCTTTGCTTCACCTCGTCGATCTCAACGGCGCTAGAAATCAAATCGGTGTAAACGAACATTCTATCTTGAAAATTCGAGAAACAACTTCGCTGAAAGTTCAGTTAGGCGGTGGAATTCGAGATAAAGAAAAATTAGAATACTATCATAAAATTGGGATCGATCGTTTTATTATCGGAACAGCGGCGGTCACCGATCCGGATCTTCTCAAGTTTGCGTTGGAGAACTACGGAAAAGATCGTGTCGTTGTCGCCGTGGATGCAAGAGATGGAATCGTCAAAATCGCAGGTTGGGAAAAAGATTCCGGTGTCCACTATCGCGATCTTTTAGAAAAGCTCGCAAAAGCAGGAATCGAACACGTCGTTTTTACGGATATCGCACAGGATGGAACTCTGGCCGGGCCGAATCTGGAAGCCTATCGAGAAATTCTCAATTCGTTTCCGTTTCAAGTCATCGCTTCCGGGGGAATTTCGTCCTTAAAAGATCTGATGGATCTTTCTTCCTTGGATACAAAAATTCCTCTCTACGGTGTCATTACGGGAAAAGCGTTGTATGAAGGAAAGTTAGATCTCGCGGAAGCGATTTCCACACTCTAA
- a CDS encoding NUDIX hydrolase — protein sequence MSKHGFFQITQKLFLRKGDELLILRDRKSGLGDLPGGRMNEDEFYQDWNLSMEREIEEELGSNVQIRVSPKPLFIHKHRVNEGNFPCIIIAYHAEFLGGEIQLSEEHDYIAWENVHFYNPSPLFSEYMLDAVNLYLKEYASFVY from the coding sequence TTGAGCAAACACGGTTTCTTTCAAATCACTCAAAAACTTTTTCTCAGAAAAGGAGATGAACTGCTCATTCTTAGGGATCGAAAATCCGGCTTGGGCGACTTACCCGGCGGAAGAATGAACGAGGACGAATTCTATCAGGATTGGAATCTCAGCATGGAACGTGAGATTGAAGAAGAATTAGGTTCCAACGTGCAAATTCGTGTTTCTCCCAAACCCCTCTTCATCCACAAACATCGAGTGAACGAGGGGAATTTCCCATGTATCATCATCGCGTATCACGCCGAGTTTTTGGGAGGGGAAATACAACTTTCCGAAGAACACGATTACATCGCCTGGGAAAACGTTCATTTCTACAATCCGAGTCCCTTGTTCTCGGAATACATGCTGGACGCCGTCAATCTATATCTCAAGGAATATGCCTCTTTCGTTTATTAG
- a CDS encoding TetR/AcrR family transcriptional regulator, with product MKKEEKIQARREEILEAALDIFAKKGYHSTGIADIATQLDIGHGTCYRYFKNKLDILHALLDQIQKELSEVIARQSPDKSNSLEEYRSQIGEIGKGLFELFGRDVRVGQVFFFETQGIDDSITTKIKKTHDLSAKVTELYLINGVKKGFLRKNLDTDVVAKAINSMMFEGIRQSISHKSNREYATRWMKAVPDLMLEGMRANL from the coding sequence ATGAAAAAAGAAGAAAAAATCCAGGCGAGAAGGGAAGAAATCTTGGAAGCGGCCCTGGATATCTTTGCAAAAAAAGGATATCATTCCACGGGAATCGCGGATATCGCAACTCAATTGGATATCGGACACGGAACCTGTTATCGTTATTTTAAGAATAAGCTCGATATTCTTCACGCTCTTCTCGATCAAATTCAAAAAGAACTTTCGGAAGTGATCGCGAGGCAAAGTCCCGATAAATCGAATTCCTTGGAGGAATATCGATCGCAGATCGGAGAAATCGGGAAGGGATTGTTCGAGCTTTTCGGGAGGGATGTTCGGGTCGGTCAGGTTTTCTTTTTTGAAACACAAGGGATCGACGATTCTATCACGACTAAGATCAAAAAGACTCACGATCTTTCCGCGAAAGTCACGGAGCTTTATCTGATCAACGGCGTCAAAAAAGGCTTTTTAAGAAAAAATTTGGACACCGACGTCGTAGCCAAAGCGATCAATTCCATGATGTTCGAAGGAATTCGTCAGTCTATTTCTCACAAGTCAAACCGAGAATACGCCACCCGTTGGATGAAGGCGGTTCCGGACTTGATGTTGGAAGGAATGAGGGCCAATTTGTGA
- the hisH gene encoding imidazole glycerol phosphate synthase subunit HisH translates to MIAILDYGMGNIHSCIKAVSLYTKDFVFTKDRATIENSKALILPGDGHFDKAMENLNATGLRDTIDKHVSSGKPLFGICIGFQILFESSEEIAQGSKKDQIDGLGYIKGKIRKFHGKDFKVPHIGWNRLQFRKKEKSILLKGIPDQSFFYFIHSYRPTDAEGNAITGLCDYYQEKFPAVVEKNNIFGTQFHPEKSHTHGLKLLENFIQSV, encoded by the coding sequence GTGATTGCTATTCTCGATTACGGAATGGGCAATATTCATTCTTGCATCAAAGCCGTTTCTCTTTATACAAAAGACTTTGTTTTTACGAAGGACCGTGCTACGATTGAAAACTCGAAAGCTTTGATTCTTCCCGGCGACGGACATTTCGATAAGGCGATGGAGAATCTCAATGCGACCGGTCTTCGAGATACGATCGATAAACACGTTTCCTCAGGAAAACCTCTTTTCGGTATTTGTATCGGTTTTCAGATTCTTTTTGAATCTTCTGAAGAAATTGCACAAGGTTCGAAGAAGGATCAGATCGATGGTTTGGGTTATATCAAAGGAAAGATCCGCAAATTCCACGGTAAGGATTTTAAAGTTCCTCATATCGGTTGGAATCGTCTTCAGTTTCGCAAAAAGGAAAAGAGTATTCTTCTGAAAGGAATTCCGGATCAGTCTTTTTTTTATTTTATTCATTCTTACAGACCTACGGACGCGGAAGGAAACGCGATCACTGGACTCTGTGATTATTATCAGGAAAAATTTCCAGCCGTTGTGGAAAAAAATAATATTTTCGGGACTCAGTTCCATCCTGAAAAATCGCACACTCACGGACTGAAACTTTTGGAGAATTTTATTCAATCTGTATGA